TGGCAGGTAAATGAGATCAACAACTTTATTGATCCTGTCATCGGCGACACTTGGCCGTTTGACCCCGTTTACGACTCCGCTGATCGTCCCGAGCCGATTCCGTTTCCTAACGATCCCTTATTCACCAACGGGGCCGGATACACGGTCAGTCACAACCGTTCGGGCCAGGGCGAATTCGGTTACGGTCATGGTCTCGTCAACGCAGGCCTCGCGGTTGAACTTGCGGAGAACTGGACCACTTTAGGAACGCAAGAGAGCGAGCGAAGTTACACCCAGGGCTTCCGGGGATTCTTGCAAAGCGGAACTTTGGCGATCCACGAAAATACGTTCATTATGATTCCAGGTGGATTTCTCAATCGAGAAATCGACCCTGATTTTTACTTGGGTAACTTTCCCGAAGATATCGGGATTCCTGAGGATGACCGAATTGATCCCGATGATATCCCGCCATCACCATTCCGCGGAAACTCTATCATCGACTTAGGGGTAGCTCCTGAGAATGTTGTTGCGACTGAATGGGTTGAAGTGCAGATTTCTACCGAAGGAACTTTGTTTGGGTCGGCCCTCAACAACCTGCGACTCTCGCTACAGTCGCCTGACGGAACTCAATCAGAGCTGAGCCCATTCTTTGTAGAAGCGCCTAATTTCCATTATCCCAACGATGTCGATTTCTCAGTTCCCATTGGTCAGCCAAGTACAAGCCCAGACCCATTCGGCTACAACAATTGGACGTTTGCAACGAATCACCACTGGGGCGAACGCTCTGATGTTGACGCCAACATCATTGATCCGCTAACGCAAGCTCCCCGTACTTGGAAACTGGTCGTTGAAAACTATGCTCTCGCGGCTGCGGGATTTGTTGATATCGAGGTGGCATTCCACGGCAAGTCCATTGAGGGTACCGGTCGCATCGCTGGAGTGATCGGAGTTGACGATAACCGTGATGGCACCTTCGAGGGACGCACGGTTGAGGTGATAGATCCAGATACCGGCGAATCTTCGGTCGAGTTAAACATGTTGCAGGAAAGCTATGGCGCTGGCGTCATGGTCTACCTGGAGCAAGTGGGTGGCCCAGGCGACAACGACGTGCGTGACTCCTTTGAGCCGACCTTCCAAACGGGCTATGACGGCAACTTCTACTTCGACGTGGCACCCGGCGAATGGGAAGTACGGATTGACACTTCTTTCTTGCCGGACAACCACACCATTATGACGAGCCCCGTCGGCACGTTCACTATTGCCGAAGTGGGTGAGCGTATGTATGGGGCAGACTTCGTGCTCGACCCAGGGGTCGATCTCCCCGCTCCAGGCTTCACGGTCAGCGGTAACGTCTATTTAGATTCCGATGCCAATGGGGCCAAAGACGGAACCGATGTTGGCCTCGCTGAGCAGATCGTCTTTTTTGATACCAATCAAAACGGAAACTACGACGCTGGGCTTGATCCGGTCACGATCACCGACGCAAACGGCGATTACTCCATTACCCTGGCAGATCGTCCTGACGGCTTTTACGATGTCGTCCTCACGATTGATGGTCCGTGGGAATACTTCTCGCCGGTTAGCGGTGTGAACTCAGTCTTCCTGACGCAAAGTGAGATTGAAACAGGAGTCGACTTTGGCGTTGTCGTCCCCGGGACACCCGGCGGCAGTGGTGATCCTAATGGAGGTGGTGGACCAGGTGGAGGAGGAGGCCCAGGAGGGGGCGGTGATCCGGGCGGAGGCGGCGACCCAGGCGGCGGGGGCGGTGATCCCAACGCGCCGGGAGCAATCTCGGGTTCCGTTTTCCAGGATACCAATGGTGATGGCGTCCAGACACTTGGTGAAAACGGCATCGCCGGGATTACGGTCTACATTGACGCTGACGGCAGCAATACCCTCACTGCTGGCGAGGCACAGTTTACGACGACCGCTGGTGGTGGATACCTGTTCGCCGGCCTGGCACCGGGCAGCTATGTCGTTCGTGCGGTTGCACCTGCAGGGTTCGACCAAACGACTCCCCTAGGGGACGAACACAGCATCACGCTGGCCGCGGGATCAGTCGCTGACAATCGGCAGTTTGGCTTCCGCAATCAAGCTTTCCTCGATTGGGGCGACTTGCCTAGCGATCGTTACCCAACGCTCGCCAGCCAGAATGGTGCCCGTCACGTTCTCAGTTCGACTTTTTTCCTGGGGGCGAACAATGATGGCGAACTTGATGGTCTGCCGACGGTGAATGCCGACGGGGACGACAACATGACTAGCGACGACGATGATGGACTCGTCTTCGGGACTATCGATGCTGGAGGGACGACAGCCGTTACAGCAACCGCCAGTTTCGACGGTGGTTTCCTCCAGGGCTGGGTCGATTTCAACGGTGATGGCGACTTCAACGATATCGTTGATGGAGTGAGCGAAAGAGTCTTCACGAATCGCCCACTTAACGCAGGTCCGAACACTCTCGCGATGGATATTCCATCCGGTGCCGTCGAGGTGTTGTACGCTCGCTTCCGCTATGGTGAGTTCGGCATCAACAGCGTAACCGGCTTTGCCGCCACCGGCGAGGTCGAGGATTATCGGCTTCTCCGCGCGTCGGCTGCTCTACCTCTGGCAACAGAAATGAGCTCCGACTTCGACGAAGACAACGACATCGATGGTTTTGACTTCCTCGCATGGCAGCGGGGCAAGGGAGTTACTCCGGCCACTCATGCCCAGGGTGACGCGGATGGCGACGCAGATGTCGACCGTACGGACCTCGCTCTCTGGCACCAGGATTACACTTTTATCAATTCCGACCTGCCGAATCCGCAGTCCTCGCAGCAGGGCAATTCCTCGTCAAGTGCCGTCGCGGCGGCTACGAGTAGCCCCTCGAGTAGCCCCTCAACGAGCGGCTTGGCGGTGCAAGCGTTCGGCTCGCGTGGCGTTGCTTCAACCTCCACGACTGATTCGCCTGCGGTAGCGGATGAGCCAACTAGCGATTCAGGATCCTCAAGCGACCGAGCTGCTCGCTTCGACAAACTTGTCGATCTGGCCCGTCGCGTCGCTACGCGTGCTGGGGTTCAAGAATCCGTGCTTGATCGGATTGAAGACCGCATTGATTCGACGGTCTCGTTCGATTCTTCCGGACGGATTTCGATCGACCTAGACGATTACGATTTCGCGCAACGTGACTCGGTCTTTGATCGCCTCGCGACTCGCCTGCGAAGTCGGATCGATCACGACCTGTTCGATCGCGACGATCAAAGCAAGGAAGACGACCGCGAGCGACTCTTCGCCCGCCTCGCCGACGGCTTCAATTGGCGACAGATTTAGCCTGACGGTCATCCTGTGATTCTTCAGAGCCGTGAGAGGAAAGCTCCTCTCACGGCTTTTTTCGTAGCTTGGTGCCAGTCCTAGCCCGCGAGCACCACGCTGTTGAGTTGGCTCGCCCGGTGCGCGACTACTACAGCAAAGAAAAAAATCCTCTATACTCTTCGGTTGAACCTGCAGCATTCACGCAAGGACTATCGATGAGCACTCTGATCACCGGCGGCCGTATTATCACGGCAACAGACGACTTCGTTGGCGATGTTCTCCTCGAAGGTGAAACGGTTGTCGCGGTCGGACCGGTGGTCGAAGCACCTGAAGACGCCACCCGTATTGATGCCTCAGGCAAGTACGTGTTTCCTGGCTTCATCGATCCGCACGTGCATGTCTATCTTCCTTTCATGGGCACCCAGGCTGCGGACACGCATGCGACTGCCAGTCGAGCGGCATTAGTTGGCGGAACGACCACCTTCATCGAGATGTGCTGCCCTGCGAACAACGAGCAGCCGCTCGAAGCGTTCGAGCTTTGGCAAGAGAAGGCGAAGGATTCTTCCTGCGACTATACCTTCCACATGGGGGTTTCTCGTTTCGACAAAGAGACTCGCCCCCAATTGGAGGAAATCGTCAATCGGGGGATTGCCTCGCTCAAAGTGTTTTTGGCCTACAAAGGGGCCTTCTCACTTCCGGACGAAGATCTCTACCAGACGCTGAAATTCGCCAAAGAGCGCGGTCTGATCGTCACGGCCCACTGTGAGAACGCGGACCTCGTTCTTCAAAAGCAGCAGGAATTGATTGCCGCCGGCAAAACGGGCCCAGAGTGGCACGAACCTTCACGCCCAACGACCGTCGAAGCCGAAGGCGTCCACCACTTGATGACCTTCGCTGAATTGACCGGTGCACATGTCTATTGCGTTCATACGTCTTGTCGCGAAGCGTTAGAGGCCGTTCAATCTGCTCAACTGCGTGGCGTTGCCGCTTGGGTTGAAGTCGTGCTGCCGCACTTGGTCTTCGACAAGTCCTACGCCGAAAAGGAAGATTTCGAAGGCGCCAAGTATGTCATGTCTCCGCCTCTACGTGACGCAAGTCACCAACAGCCGCTCTGGAATGGCTTGCGTTCGGGCCTTATCAGCACCGTGGCGACCGATCATGCTCCATTCAACTTTGCCGATCAAAAGGTGATGGGGCGGGACGACTTCACAAAGATCCCCAACGGAATCCCCTCGATTGAGCACCGCGTCGAGTTGCTTTACGAACACGGAGTGAACACCGGTAAGATCGACTTGCAGACGTTCGTCGACACGGCCAGTACCCAAGCCGCTAAGCTCTTCGGGCTCTACCCGCAGAAGGGAACGATTGCCGTGGGCAGCGACGCCGACGTGGTGATTTTCGATCCCGAGGCAAATCGCTCGATCACTCAATCAAACCACAATATGAACGTCGACTATAGCGGGTTCGAAGGTTGGACCCACAAGGGCAGCGTTGAGCAAGTATTTCTCCGCGGCAAGCAGCAGGTGAAGGACGGCCAGTTCGTCGGCAGCGAGGGCGACGGCAAGTACCTCAGCCGCGCACCAACGCACTTCTGAATCAGGTTCCTTTTGGGAGTCCCCAATTAGCCGCGGAGCTACGCCTCCGCCGGGCACACCAGAAGAGACACCACTTTTCGCCTAATCGCTAAGTCTTTCGCCTCAACAAGTCGGGCGTCTGAATTCATCTGCTAGTTTTTTTGCATTCAGGCTCGAGGAAGATTCTCATTCGCTCACCAAGCTGCTTATAATGCCACTTCGCTCGTGGCGTTGCGCGAGCCCAATTATCTTCTCTACAGGCATTCACCGAGGCATTCATGGCGGACGAAACCTACTCAAAGCGGCTTTTCTGGGGATGTTTTCTGGCGCTGATTACCACAGCGTTTGGGTTTATTACGCGGATGTTTCTGCTTGGGGAGTGGGGAGAAGAGTTCAATCTCACCGAAGCCGCTAAGGGAGAGCTCCTGGGAATCGGCATCTGGCCATTCGCTATCAGCATCATCGGCTTTAGCCTGTTTATCGACCGTATCGGTTATAAGACCGCGATGGTTCTCTCGTTTCTCGGATATGTCATCTGGTCCATCATGGGCGTCAGCGCATTCTTTGTGTCGAAAGGCGGAGAAGGCGACCCCGAACTTGGCTACAACCTCCTCTACTGGGGAAGCCTCATTCTCGGCCTCTCCAATGGTGCCGTTGAAGCGTACATCAATCCCGTTGTTGCCACGATGTTCAATAAGGACAAGACCAAGTGGCTCAACATTCTCCATGCAGGTTGGCCCGGCGGACTGGTCATCGCTGGTTTGATTACCATTCTCCTCAACTCGATGCAGGTCGAGTGGTGGATTCGCATCGCCATTATCGCGCCGCCCGCGGTGATCTTCTTTTTGATGCTGATCGGGGAGCGCTTCCCTGAGCAAGAGCGAGTCGCCTCAGGAGTGAGCTATCGTGAAATGCTCGCCGAATTCGGGGTGCTTGGTACCGCTATCGCCGGACTGCTAATTGCGTTGCAACTCAATCAAGCCTTTCCAACGGTCAATCAATGGGTATTTCCCGCGCTGTCACTTGCAGCGGTCATTGCCGTAGGGGTTTACACACAGTCTTTGGGCAATCCGCTACTTTTTGTTCTGGCACTTCTGATGATGCCACTGGCGACGACCGAAATTGGTACCGATGCGTGGATTGAAGACATCATGAAGGGAGTGGCAAAAGATAAATTCGATCCCGGGCTGGTCCTCGTTTATACTTCTGCCATCATGATGGTGCTGCGCTTCTTCGCCGGACCGATTGTTCATAAGCTGAGTCCGATCGGATTACTTATCGCTTCAGCAGCACTAGCAATCGCGGGCCTCTACACTCTTTCATTCGCACAGGGAATGGCCATCTTTGCAGCTGCCACACTCTACGGGGTAGGCAAGACTTTCTTCTGGCCAACGATGCTCGG
The genomic region above belongs to Lacipirellulaceae bacterium and contains:
- a CDS encoding S8 family serine peptidase → MDRSHFNSQSRLAPSRRSSKRRPTGISRKQKQRQLGFETLEERRVLSANPLFGTQDDFSADAIAKINAEVADSFRNSADLNQYTQQELDSTQSWVVMAAAGTSVSDLSNATGLAVAETNLGIPGLYLVDAGGQSFDQVVDTLGQSQSVDLFFPDLPREQDSVTTLSVPVDSTALPNDPYLQHQWHLINYNQEIGNPDYQPVRGIPGVDANVLSAWEQGYTGKGVVVGINDDGTQFTHPDLADNYLPGFGLDILGGDSNPFPSFAFGDFHGTAVAGIAVGDGNNGIGTTGVAYDAQFTATRMIGGPATDFDFAQALFHEAQTIDIYNNSWGPTALRDVAGPSALEDLALRNAVFFGRGGLGSIHVFASGNSNGQADSPAFNGYVSSRYTIGVGGIDHDGVQANIDGTATVYPELSTGVLVVAPTGSHSHEIVRDGSIGSGIWTTDITGDVGYNTTPDEDFTGLPLDGDFFEDLDYTARFNGTSAAAPVVTGVIALMLEANPNLSYRDVQEILVRSSTQLNPLDDSWQVNEINNFIDPVIGDTWPFDPVYDSADRPEPIPFPNDPLFTNGAGYTVSHNRSGQGEFGYGHGLVNAGLAVELAENWTTLGTQESERSYTQGFRGFLQSGTLAIHENTFIMIPGGFLNREIDPDFYLGNFPEDIGIPEDDRIDPDDIPPSPFRGNSIIDLGVAPENVVATEWVEVQISTEGTLFGSALNNLRLSLQSPDGTQSELSPFFVEAPNFHYPNDVDFSVPIGQPSTSPDPFGYNNWTFATNHHWGERSDVDANIIDPLTQAPRTWKLVVENYALAAAGFVDIEVAFHGKSIEGTGRIAGVIGVDDNRDGTFEGRTVEVIDPDTGESSVELNMLQESYGAGVMVYLEQVGGPGDNDVRDSFEPTFQTGYDGNFYFDVAPGEWEVRIDTSFLPDNHTIMTSPVGTFTIAEVGERMYGADFVLDPGVDLPAPGFTVSGNVYLDSDANGAKDGTDVGLAEQIVFFDTNQNGNYDAGLDPVTITDANGDYSITLADRPDGFYDVVLTIDGPWEYFSPVSGVNSVFLTQSEIETGVDFGVVVPGTPGGSGDPNGGGGPGGGGGPGGGGDPGGGGDPGGGGGDPNAPGAISGSVFQDTNGDGVQTLGENGIAGITVYIDADGSNTLTAGEAQFTTTAGGGYLFAGLAPGSYVVRAVAPAGFDQTTPLGDEHSITLAAGSVADNRQFGFRNQAFLDWGDLPSDRYPTLASQNGARHVLSSTFFLGANNDGELDGLPTVNADGDDNMTSDDDDGLVFGTIDAGGTTAVTATASFDGGFLQGWVDFNGDGDFNDIVDGVSERVFTNRPLNAGPNTLAMDIPSGAVEVLYARFRYGEFGINSVTGFAATGEVEDYRLLRASAALPLATEMSSDFDEDNDIDGFDFLAWQRGKGVTPATHAQGDADGDADVDRTDLALWHQDYTFINSDLPNPQSSQQGNSSSSAVAAATSSPSSSPSTSGLAVQAFGSRGVASTSTTDSPAVADEPTSDSGSSSDRAARFDKLVDLARRVATRAGVQESVLDRIEDRIDSTVSFDSSGRISIDLDDYDFAQRDSVFDRLATRLRSRIDHDLFDRDDQSKEDDRERLFARLADGFNWRQI
- the hydA gene encoding dihydropyrimidinase, whose translation is MSTLITGGRIITATDDFVGDVLLEGETVVAVGPVVEAPEDATRIDASGKYVFPGFIDPHVHVYLPFMGTQAADTHATASRAALVGGTTTFIEMCCPANNEQPLEAFELWQEKAKDSSCDYTFHMGVSRFDKETRPQLEEIVNRGIASLKVFLAYKGAFSLPDEDLYQTLKFAKERGLIVTAHCENADLVLQKQQELIAAGKTGPEWHEPSRPTTVEAEGVHHLMTFAELTGAHVYCVHTSCREALEAVQSAQLRGVAAWVEVVLPHLVFDKSYAEKEDFEGAKYVMSPPLRDASHQQPLWNGLRSGLISTVATDHAPFNFADQKVMGRDDFTKIPNGIPSIEHRVELLYEHGVNTGKIDLQTFVDTASTQAAKLFGLYPQKGTIAVGSDADVVIFDPEANRSITQSNHNMNVDYSGFEGWTHKGSVEQVFLRGKQQVKDGQFVGSEGDGKYLSRAPTHF
- a CDS encoding MFS transporter is translated as MADETYSKRLFWGCFLALITTAFGFITRMFLLGEWGEEFNLTEAAKGELLGIGIWPFAISIIGFSLFIDRIGYKTAMVLSFLGYVIWSIMGVSAFFVSKGGEGDPELGYNLLYWGSLILGLSNGAVEAYINPVVATMFNKDKTKWLNILHAGWPGGLVIAGLITILLNSMQVEWWIRIAIIAPPAVIFFLMLIGERFPEQERVASGVSYREMLAEFGVLGTAIAGLLIALQLNQAFPTVNQWVFPALSLAAVIAVGVYTQSLGNPLLFVLALLMMPLATTEIGTDAWIEDIMKGVAKDKFDPGLVLVYTSAIMMVLRFFAGPIVHKLSPIGLLIASAALAIAGLYTLSFAQGMAIFAAATLYGVGKTFFWPTMLGIAGEQTPKGGALTLNALGGIGMLAVGTLGGVYIGALQDGRMTEAVAASDDLADQAPELYDEDGKLSVQGESVKYGFIKSPIVDDEKVGEALSQRSETDQKSIREMIKEISESQKQGALADVAIFPVIMLVGFIGLGLYFKSKGGYQAQQIDEAH